The following coding sequences are from one Candidatus Rokuibacteriota bacterium window:
- a CDS encoding VOC family protein: protein MIRVKRLDHFGVDVADLGRAEGFYTDVLGMMVEMRLPDQVLLRYGDGNLALFFRPDRAPGGRELIEHPLGKSHHAFEVSWEDLQAARRLFAERGIPHHAPINWGDHDCLYFLDPDGNLLELVGYRPSPSTAA, encoded by the coding sequence ATGATCCGGGTCAAGCGGCTGGACCACTTCGGCGTGGACGTGGCTGACCTGGGGCGCGCCGAGGGCTTCTACACGGACGTCCTCGGGATGATGGTGGAGATGCGACTGCCCGATCAGGTCCTGCTCCGCTACGGCGACGGTAACCTCGCCCTGTTCTTCAGGCCTGACCGAGCTCCGGGCGGCCGGGAGCTGATCGAACACCCGCTCGGCAAGAGCCACCACGCCTTCGAGGTCTCCTGGGAGGACCTCCAGGCGGCGCGCCGCCTCTTCGCCGAGCGGGGGATCCCCCACCATGCCCCCATCAACTGGGGAGACCACGACTGCCTCTACTTCCTCGATCCCGACGGGAACCTCTTGGAGCTGGTCGGCTACCGACCCTCGCCGAGCACAGCGGCGTGA
- the ggt gene encoding gamma-glutamyltransferase, whose protein sequence is MSAYLAERTPTLAPHGLVASPHVLASEAGVAALRDGGSAVDAAIAANAVLAVAYPHMGGLGGDAFWLIYDARRREVRTLVAAGRAPSGATLQEFERRRLREIPPRSLLAVTVPGALDSWAEAHRAYGRLPWRSLFDAAIGYARDGVPVTAKLRGWIERTLPVLSAQPTSARVFLPGGAIPRAGDRLRQRDLARTIELVAEHGRDGFYAGPVARAIVAFSRAGGGLHSEADFAAQRSEWAEPLVGRYRGITIFQTPPPSQGFTTLLMLQMLEDDDIAALPYLGPDQLHLFVEAKKIAFADRDRYLADPAFAKVPVARLLSREYARERRQLIRPDRAWVWDQIPAGSLQGDTVYVAAVDAEGNAASLIQSLYMGFGSGIVAGETGVVLHNRGAYFSLDPAHPNRLEPGKRPLHTLMASLAFRDERLWLVFGCMGADGQPQIHLQVYSAMLDHGLDLAAAIEAPRWLAGRFAIGDPREFLNLDGRMPSDTARRLEARGHAVNVLAPWDELTGHAHGVMVLGNGVKAGFADPRSDGAAAGY, encoded by the coding sequence ATGAGCGCCTATCTGGCCGAGCGGACGCCGACGCTGGCGCCGCACGGACTCGTGGCAAGCCCGCACGTCCTGGCCTCCGAGGCCGGCGTCGCGGCGCTCCGCGACGGGGGCTCGGCCGTCGACGCCGCGATCGCCGCCAACGCGGTCCTCGCCGTCGCCTACCCGCACATGGGGGGGCTCGGAGGTGACGCGTTCTGGCTGATCTACGATGCACGGCGCCGCGAGGTCCGCACCCTGGTGGCGGCCGGCCGGGCTCCCTCCGGAGCGACGCTCCAGGAATTCGAGCGCCGCCGGCTCCGGGAGATCCCGCCCCGGAGCCTCCTCGCCGTCACCGTCCCCGGAGCGCTTGACAGCTGGGCTGAGGCCCACCGGGCCTACGGCCGTCTTCCCTGGAGGTCGCTCTTCGACGCCGCCATCGGGTACGCCCGCGACGGGGTTCCGGTGACCGCGAAGCTCAGGGGTTGGATCGAGCGCACGCTGCCGGTGTTGAGCGCCCAGCCGACAAGCGCTCGGGTCTTCCTGCCCGGCGGCGCGATCCCGCGGGCTGGCGACAGGCTCCGCCAGCGCGATCTGGCGCGGACGATCGAGCTGGTGGCCGAGCACGGGCGCGACGGTTTTTACGCGGGCCCGGTGGCACGGGCCATCGTCGCCTTTTCCCGCGCGGGGGGTGGCCTCCACAGCGAGGCCGACTTCGCCGCCCAGCGCTCGGAGTGGGCGGAGCCGCTCGTGGGCCGGTACCGCGGGATCACGATCTTTCAGACACCGCCGCCCTCCCAGGGGTTTACCACCCTGCTGATGCTCCAGATGCTCGAGGACGACGACATCGCCGCGCTCCCCTACCTCGGTCCCGACCAGCTCCATCTCTTCGTCGAGGCCAAGAAGATCGCCTTCGCCGACCGGGACCGCTATCTCGCCGATCCGGCCTTTGCCAAGGTCCCCGTGGCAAGGCTCCTTTCCAGGGAGTATGCGCGGGAGCGCCGCCAGCTCATCCGTCCCGATCGAGCCTGGGTCTGGGACCAGATCCCTGCCGGGAGCCTCCAGGGCGACACCGTGTACGTCGCGGCGGTGGACGCCGAGGGGAACGCGGCGTCGCTCATTCAGAGCCTCTACATGGGCTTCGGCTCGGGCATCGTGGCCGGGGAGACCGGAGTCGTGCTCCACAACCGCGGCGCCTATTTCTCGCTCGATCCGGCGCATCCCAATCGCCTCGAGCCGGGCAAGCGCCCGCTGCACACGCTCATGGCGTCCCTGGCGTTCCGCGACGAGCGCCTCTGGCTCGTCTTCGGCTGCATGGGCGCCGACGGCCAGCCTCAGATCCACCTCCAGGTCTACTCGGCCATGCTCGACCACGGGCTCGACCTCGCCGCGGCGATTGAGGCCCCGCGCTGGCTCGCCGGCCGCTTCGCCATCGGCGACCCGCGGGAGTTCCTGAACCTGGACGGGCGCATGCCGTCCGACACCGCGCGCAGGCTCGAGGCGCGCGGGCATGCGGTGAACGTCCTGGCGCCCTGGGACGAGCTGACCGGCCATGCCCACGGCGTGATGGTCCTCGGGAACGGCGTCAAGGCGGGGTTCGCCGACCCGCGTTCCGACGGGGCGGCTGCGGGCTACTGA
- a CDS encoding nicotinamidase yields MAIDPSRDALVIVDVQNDFCPGGSLAVPEGDRVVPALNRYVERFAGLRGPIFASRDWHPAVTKHFKAYGGVWPPHCVQGTKGAEFHADLRLPREAVIVSKGMDPDADAYSCFQAEDPNGMPFAAALGELGVQRLFVGGLATDYCVKATVLDALREGFQVVVLEDAIRAVDVNPGDGAKAIEEMEAAGATFAALSDLA; encoded by the coding sequence ATGGCCATTGATCCCTCACGCGATGCCCTGGTGATTGTGGACGTCCAGAACGACTTCTGCCCGGGGGGCTCGCTGGCCGTCCCCGAGGGGGACCGGGTCGTTCCGGCGCTCAACCGCTACGTCGAGCGGTTTGCCGGCCTCAGAGGGCCGATCTTCGCCTCGCGCGACTGGCACCCCGCGGTGACCAAGCACTTCAAGGCGTACGGCGGGGTCTGGCCGCCCCACTGCGTCCAGGGGACGAAAGGCGCGGAGTTCCACGCCGACCTCAGGCTCCCGCGCGAGGCGGTGATCGTCTCCAAGGGGATGGACCCGGACGCGGATGCCTACTCGTGCTTCCAGGCCGAGGACCCGAACGGGATGCCCTTCGCCGCCGCGCTGGGTGAGCTGGGGGTCCAGCGCCTCTTCGTCGGCGGCCTCGCCACCGACTACTGCGTGAAGGCGACCGTGCTCGACGCCCTCCGCGAGGGATTCCAGGTCGTCGTCCTGGAGGACGCGATCCGCGCCGTGGACGTGAACCCGGGCGACGGCGCCAAGGCGATTGAAGAGATGGAGGCTGCCGGCGCGACGTTTGCTGCGCTCTCGGATCTCGCATGA
- a CDS encoding FAD-binding oxidoreductase, which yields MALKVGVVVIGGGVTGASIAFHLAKRGLRDVVVVEKNFLASGATGKSSACVRQHYSTPETCRMVLKSLHFFERFEELTSGRTASFVRTGYLLGVDDRLRRQMEASVALQQSAGISTRLVSPAEMRELEPRLRTDDLVAGCYEPESGYADPSQTTQGFAGAARDLGVRTMEQAEVLAVLTRGDRIAGVRTSKGEIEAPIVVNAAGTWGDRIGRMVGLEIPITVCRHKINFIAWPQEARRPHPLVYDFVTNIYTRPETGGLILVGSLDSEELHDRADPDGYAEGVTFDETLDALGRIAQRFPVLEQGSVAKGYAGCFDVTPDWHPILDRVGPDGFYVAAGFSGHGFKLSPAVGEMMAELIAEGPRPGSDVSAFRLSRFAEGKPIRGTYGDWLMC from the coding sequence ATGGCGCTGAAGGTTGGCGTCGTCGTGATCGGTGGCGGCGTGACCGGCGCGAGCATCGCCTTCCACCTGGCGAAGCGCGGCCTGCGTGACGTGGTCGTGGTCGAGAAGAACTTCCTCGCGTCGGGCGCGACCGGGAAGAGCTCGGCGTGCGTGCGACAGCACTACTCGACCCCCGAGACCTGCCGGATGGTCCTCAAGTCGCTCCACTTCTTCGAGCGCTTCGAGGAGCTGACGAGCGGGCGGACCGCCTCCTTCGTCAGGACCGGGTACCTCCTAGGGGTCGACGATCGCCTCCGGCGGCAGATGGAGGCGTCCGTGGCCCTCCAGCAGTCGGCCGGGATCAGCACGCGGCTCGTCTCGCCCGCCGAGATGCGCGAGCTGGAGCCGCGACTCAGGACTGACGACCTGGTGGCGGGGTGCTACGAGCCGGAATCCGGGTATGCCGACCCGTCGCAAACGACGCAGGGCTTTGCCGGGGCGGCACGAGACCTGGGCGTGCGGACCATGGAGCAGGCCGAGGTGCTCGCGGTCCTCACGCGCGGCGATCGCATCGCGGGGGTGAGGACCAGTAAGGGAGAGATCGAGGCGCCGATTGTGGTCAATGCTGCTGGAACCTGGGGCGACAGGATCGGCCGGATGGTGGGGCTCGAGATCCCGATCACCGTCTGCCGGCACAAGATCAACTTCATCGCGTGGCCCCAGGAGGCCCGCCGCCCCCACCCGCTCGTCTACGACTTCGTGACCAACATTTACACGCGCCCGGAGACCGGTGGCCTGATCCTCGTCGGCTCACTCGACTCGGAAGAGCTCCACGACCGCGCCGACCCCGACGGCTACGCGGAAGGCGTCACCTTCGACGAGACGCTGGATGCCCTGGGCAGGATCGCCCAGCGGTTTCCCGTCCTCGAGCAGGGATCCGTGGCCAAAGGGTACGCGGGTTGCTTCGACGTGACGCCGGACTGGCACCCGATCCTGGACAGGGTCGGGCCGGATGGGTTCTACGTCGCGGCGGGCTTCTCCGGGCACGGGTTCAAGCTCTCGCCGGCGGTCGGGGAGATGATGGCCGAGCTGATCGCCGAGGGACCGCGGCCTGGCTCGGATGTCTC
- the def gene encoding peptide deformylase, with translation MAILKVARLGHPVLRKVTEQVLPSELRSPEVQSFIDDMVETMREYNGAGLAATQVHTLKQIAVIEVLDNPRYPAAPSIPLTVIVNPRVTPLTPEMEEDWEGCLSIPDLRGKVPRYTTVRLEALDRQGEPIELTASHFFARVIQHEADHLNGIVYLDRMKDLSTLTHLTEWSRYWLGRQEQND, from the coding sequence ATGGCCATTCTGAAGGTCGCCCGCCTGGGGCACCCGGTGCTCAGGAAGGTCACGGAGCAGGTTTTGCCTTCGGAGCTCCGGTCTCCCGAGGTCCAGAGCTTCATCGACGACATGGTCGAGACCATGCGCGAGTACAACGGGGCCGGCCTCGCCGCGACCCAGGTCCACACGCTCAAGCAGATCGCCGTCATCGAGGTGCTCGACAACCCCCGCTACCCCGCGGCTCCGAGCATCCCGCTCACCGTGATCGTGAACCCCCGGGTGACCCCGCTCACGCCGGAGATGGAGGAGGACTGGGAGGGCTGCCTCTCGATCCCCGACCTCAGGGGCAAGGTTCCGCGCTACACGACGGTGAGGCTCGAGGCTCTCGACCGCCAAGGCGAGCCAATCGAGCTGACCGCGAGCCACTTCTTCGCCCGGGTGATCCAGCACGAGGCCGACCACCTGAACGGCATCGTGTACCTGGACCGGATGAAGGACCTCTCGACGCTGACCCACCTGACCGAGTGGAGCAGGTACTGGCTCGGCAGGCAGGAGCAGAATGACTGA
- a CDS encoding sulfite exporter TauE/SafE family protein, producing the protein MTVPLSAFGLPSDAVVWHAVFLTALSYGVGVVGGVVGLALGTMRLPFLLLLGMPAPVAAGTNILVSTLSAVTGAVRHWRAGRVNARIVAVQGIPAMIGAFVGGFGSGLAPESLLIGLAGILVVWQAVELFVRARRERPKESPVTGRQPGAQEELLRAGGTWTPGRVVAEALVGFAIGLLGGAVGLILGSLRLPALITILGIDPRVAAGSNLVIGFLMGSFGWVGHVIAGEVDYPLLILMGLTGMVGTFQGARLTGTMGLRGLLTLMGLVLLVVGSLLLWDAARRGGLFA; encoded by the coding sequence GTGACCGTCCCCCTCTCGGCCTTTGGCCTCCCCTCTGACGCCGTCGTCTGGCACGCGGTCTTCCTGACCGCCCTCTCGTACGGCGTCGGCGTGGTCGGGGGCGTGGTGGGGCTCGCGCTCGGGACGATGCGGCTGCCGTTCCTCCTGCTCCTGGGGATGCCGGCCCCGGTCGCCGCGGGCACCAACATCCTGGTGAGCACGTTGAGCGCCGTCACCGGGGCGGTCCGCCACTGGCGCGCCGGGCGCGTCAACGCGCGGATCGTCGCGGTGCAGGGGATCCCCGCCATGATCGGCGCGTTCGTCGGCGGCTTCGGGAGCGGCCTGGCGCCCGAGTCCCTGCTGATCGGGCTGGCGGGAATCCTGGTCGTGTGGCAGGCGGTCGAGCTGTTCGTGAGGGCGAGACGCGAGAGGCCTAAGGAGAGCCCTGTGACCGGGCGTCAGCCAGGCGCGCAGGAGGAGTTGCTTCGCGCCGGCGGGACCTGGACGCCGGGCCGGGTCGTCGCTGAGGCGCTGGTAGGCTTTGCCATCGGCCTCCTCGGCGGCGCCGTCGGCCTGATCCTCGGAAGCCTCAGGCTCCCCGCCCTCATCACGATCCTGGGGATCGACCCACGCGTGGCGGCGGGGAGTAATCTCGTCATCGGGTTTCTCATGGGCTCCTTCGGCTGGGTCGGCCACGTGATCGCGGGGGAGGTGGACTACCCGCTCCTGATCCTGATGGGGCTCACGGGGATGGTGGGGACGTTTCAGGGGGCCCGGCTCACCGGCACCATGGGCCTCCGCGGGCTCCTGACGCTCATGGGCCTCGTCCTCCTCGTCGTGGGGAGCCTCCTGCTCTGGGATGCTGCGCGGCGCGGCGGCCTGTTCGCCTGA
- the queG gene encoding tRNA epoxyqueuosine(34) reductase QueG produces the protein MTLTQLALSEAVKAKALELGFDRVAIGPGDPPEHGPAFDAWLAAGYAGTMDYLARGRAKRLDLRQILPGARSVIAVALNYYQGEPPEARGWNPVARYAWGRDYHDVMTPRLEELLAFLREAGGPEARGKIYVDTGPVLERDLAARAGLGWIGKNTNLLDPTLGSFFFIGVLLTTVELDFDAPLPDRCGTCRACLDVCPTNAFVAPYVLDARRCISYLTIENKGPIPAGLREGIGEWAFGCDLCQTVCPWNRKAPESRDRALRPREPLPELSELLELDGAGFRQRFAGTALTRAKRRGLLRNIAVALGNRRDPETVPALSRALGDPEPLVRQHAAWALGRIATREARAALARALSREQDASALREIRGALGQSEGDTHAFGAGTRAPSEASPRIGGSSRGAADEPQARRATRRGPSRLRGRSPRSKGIYSDTLLGEEE, from the coding sequence GTGACCCTGACACAGCTGGCGCTGAGCGAGGCGGTGAAGGCGAAGGCCCTGGAGCTGGGCTTCGACAGGGTCGCCATCGGCCCTGGCGATCCTCCCGAGCATGGTCCAGCCTTCGACGCCTGGCTCGCCGCGGGGTACGCGGGCACCATGGACTACCTCGCGCGAGGCCGCGCCAAGCGGCTCGACCTCCGGCAGATCCTCCCCGGCGCCCGCTCGGTGATCGCGGTCGCGCTGAACTACTACCAGGGCGAGCCGCCCGAGGCCCGGGGGTGGAACCCGGTCGCCCGCTACGCGTGGGGGCGGGACTACCACGACGTGATGACGCCGCGGCTCGAGGAGCTTTTGGCCTTCCTCCGGGAGGCGGGCGGGCCTGAGGCGCGCGGGAAGATCTACGTGGACACCGGCCCCGTTCTCGAGCGCGACCTGGCAGCCCGCGCGGGTCTCGGGTGGATCGGGAAGAACACGAACCTCCTCGATCCGACGCTCGGCTCGTTCTTCTTCATCGGGGTACTCCTGACCACGGTCGAGCTGGACTTCGACGCTCCGCTTCCCGATCGCTGCGGGACGTGCCGCGCCTGCCTGGATGTCTGTCCGACGAATGCGTTCGTGGCGCCCTATGTGCTGGATGCCCGGCGCTGCATCTCGTATCTGACCATCGAGAACAAGGGGCCGATCCCCGCCGGGCTCAGAGAGGGGATCGGCGAGTGGGCGTTCGGCTGTGACCTCTGCCAGACGGTCTGCCCCTGGAATCGCAAGGCCCCCGAGTCGCGCGACCGTGCGCTCCGGCCGCGGGAGCCGCTTCCCGAGCTGAGCGAGCTGCTGGAGCTCGACGGAGCCGGCTTCAGGCAGCGCTTCGCCGGCACGGCGCTGACGCGGGCGAAGCGGCGCGGGCTTTTGAGGAACATCGCCGTGGCGCTCGGCAACCGCCGCGATCCGGAAACGGTCCCCGCGCTGAGCCGGGCGCTCGGAGATCCCGAACCACTTGTTCGTCAACACGCGGCGTGGGCTCTGGGACGGATCGCGACCCGCGAGGCCCGAGCGGCGCTCGCCCGAGCCCTGAGCCGCGAGCAGGACGCCAGCGCGCTTCGCGAGATCCGCGGGGCGCTAGGACAATCGGAGGGGGACACCCACGCCTTCGGCGCGGGTACCCGGGCCCCCTCCGAGGCCTCCCCCAGGATTGGTGGTTCGAGCCGTGGGGCTGCCGACGAGCCGCAGGCGAGGAGAGCCACGAGGCGAGGCCCGAGTCGGTTGCGCGGGCGGAGCCCGCGCTCGAAGGGCATTTACTCCGACACGCTGCTGGGAGAGGAGGAATGA